One Lepus europaeus isolate LE1 chromosome X, mLepTim1.pri, whole genome shotgun sequence genomic window carries:
- the GSPT2 gene encoding eukaryotic peptide chain release factor GTP-binding subunit ERF3B has translation MDPGSSSSSDSAPECWDQVDMDTPGLAPSGDGAASSAVAEAQREHLSSAFSRQLNVNAKPFVPNVHAAEFVPSFLRGSAQPPTPAAGLGSMDETCTGAGDPAAGKRLGRGAPVEPPKEELLVCEGSNSAVTMELSEPLIENGEVEMILEESWEHSKEVSEAEPGGYVVGDSGPPEESGQEMMEEKEETRKAKSSVVPSGAPKKEHVNVVFIGHVDAGKSTIGGQIMFLTGMVDKRTLEKYEREAKEKNRETWYLSWALDTNQEERDKGKTVEVGRAYFETEKKHFTILDAPGHKSFVPNMIGGASQADLAVLVISARKGEFETGFEKGGQTREHAMLAKTAGVKHLVVLINKMDDPTVNWSWERYEECKEKLVPFLKKVGFSPKKDIHFMPCSGLTGANIKDQSELCPWYTGLPFIPYLDNLPNFNRSIDGPIRLPIVDKYKDMGTVVLGKLESGSIYKGQQLVMMPNKHNVEVLGILSDDTETDFVAPGENLKIRLKGIEEEEILPGFILCDPSNLCHSGRTFDVQIVIIEHKSIICPGYNAVLHIHTCIEEVEITALISLVDKKSGEKSKTRPRFVKQDQVCIARLRTAGTICLETFKDFPQMGRFTLRDEGKTIAIGKVLKLVPEKD, from the coding sequence ATGGAtcccggcagcagcagcagcagcgactCGGCGCCCGAGTGCTGGGACCAGGTGGACATGGACACCCCGGGTTTGGCCCCGAGTGGGGACGGAGCCGCCTCCTCGGCAGTGGCCGAGGCCCAGCGCGAGCATCTCAGCTCGGCCTTTAGCCGTCAGCTCAACGTCAACGCCAAACCTTTCGTGCCTAACGTACACGCCGCGGAGTTTGTGCCGTCCTTCCTGCGGGGCTCGGCCCAGCCGCCCACCCCCGCCGCCGGCTTGGGCAGCATGGATGAAACCTGCACCGGCGCGGGAGACCCTGCTGCAGGTAAAAGGCTGGGACGGGGGGCACCTGTGGAACCTCCCAAAGAGGAACTGTTAGTGTGTGAAGGTTCCAATTCAGCCGTTACCATGGAACTTTCAGAACCTCTTATAGAAAATGGAGAGGTGGAAATGATCTTAGAAGAATCATGGGAGCACAGTAAAGAAGTAAGTGAAGCAGAGCCTGGGGGTTATGTCGTGGGCGATTCGGGGCCCCCAGAAGAAAGTGGCCAGGAGATgatggaggagaaagaggagaccaGAAAAGCCAAATCCTCTGTCGTACCCTCAGGTGCTCCCAAAAAAGAACACGTAAATGTGGTGTTCATTGGGCATGTGGATGCCGGCAAGTCCACCATTGGAGGACAGATAATGTTTTTAACTGGAATGGTTGACAAAAGGACACTTGAGAAATACGAACGAGAAGCTaaggaaaaaaacagagaaacttGGTATTTGTCCTGGGCGTTAGATACCAACCAGGAAGAACGAGACAAGGGAAAAACCGTAGAAGTGGGTCGTGCCTATTTTGAAactgaaaagaaacatttcacGATTTTAGATGCCCCTGGCCATAAGAGTTTTGTCCCAAATATGATTGGTGGTGCCTCTCAAGCCGATCTGGCTGTGCTGGTCATCTCTGCCAGGAAGGGAGAGTTTGAGACTGGATTTGAAAAAGGTGGACAGACGAGAGAACATGCTATGTTGGCCAAAACAGCAGGGGTAAAACATTTGGTCGTGCTTATTAATAAGATGGATGACCCCACGGTGAATTGGAGCTGGGAGAGGTATGAAGAATGTAAAGAAAAACTGGTGCCGTTTTTGAAAAAAGTCGGCTTCAGTCCCAAAAAGGACATTCACTTCATGCCCTGCTCAGGACTGACTGGGGCTAACATTAAAGACCAGTCAGAGCTCTGCCCCTGGTACACTGGATTACCATTCATTCCGTATTTGGATAATTTGCCAAACTTCAACAGGTCGATTGATGGGCCAATCAGGCTCCCAATTGTTGACAAGTACAAGGATATGGGTACTGTGGTCCTGGGCAAGCTGGAATCGGGATCCATTTATAAAGGCCAACAGCTTGTGATGATGCCAAATAAACACAATGTGGAAGTTCTTGGAATTCTTTCTGACGATACTGAGACTGATTTTGTGGCCCCAGGTGAAAACCTCAAAATCAGGCTGAAGGGGATTGAAGAAGAAGAGATTCTTCCCGGATTCATCCTTTGTGACCCTAGCAATCTTTGCCATTCTGGACGCACATTCGATGTCCAGATAGTGATTATTGAGCACAAATCCATCATCTGTCCAGGTTATAATGCGGTGCTGCACATCCACACTTGTATTGAGGAAGTTGAGATAACAGCCTTAATCTCCCTCGTCGACAAAAAGTCAGGAGAAAAAAGTAAGACACGGCCCCGCTTCGTGAAGCAAGATCAAGTGTGCATTGCCCGATTAAGGACAGCCGGGACTATCTGCCTTGAGACTTTTAAAGACTTTCCTCAGATGGGCCGCTTCACTTTGAGAGATGAGGGTAAGACCATTGCAATCGGAAAAGTTCTGAAACTGGTTCCAGAGAAGGACTAA